A window of Sinimarinibacterium sp. NLF-5-8 genomic DNA:
CCATGAGCTTTTGCAGGCGCAGCAGGGTCTGCGTGGTGCCCAGCCGTTGCGCGTTCCATTCGTCGCTGTGCGGATCACGTGCTTCAAGGACGATTTCCAACGTGTTGACGCCGGGAAACGCGTCGTTGATGGCGCGGATCGCCGTGTTGAAAGCCGAGTCATCCCATAGCAGATTGCTGCCTTCTACCGGATTGCCGATCTTGATCTGTGACGCGGTATGCACGGTCAGGATGCTGAGCAGGATCACCACTACGGTGGTTGCCATCGCCCAGCGGCCATGCGTCAGGTGTGCAATGCGCAGCAGCACCTTGCGGAGCACTCGCGTCATGCCGCTTTGACTCTTGCCGCTGAGTTGTCGGGCGTTGTGCGGCGGCGGCAGGCTGGCGAGCAACAGGGAGATCAATACGATGCCGGTCGGAATCAGCCAGATCGCCCACATGCCACAGAAAATCGCGTGGCGGATCATCGCCGGGATCGGTGCGGCGCAAACGGCGACGATGCCAAGTACGTCGGTCATGATGCCCAGCAAGGAGGGCGCGGCCATCATCGTCATGGTTTTTTCAGCCGCCAGCCCGCGATCACCGATCTCGGCATAGATTTCGTAGAAGCGTTCGGTGAATTGCACGCTGTGCGAAAAGCTGCGTGCCGTCAGCAGCAGAGGCACCACCATCAGCAGTGGTTCGATGGGAATATTGAGCCAGCCCACCAGACCAAACGCCCAGATGGCCGCAACGCTGGATGTTGCCACTGGCACGATCACGCCCACGCGGTTGCGCATGTAGAGCACCAGCGCGGCGATCAATGCGGCCAGTGTCAGGCCGAAGATCATCAGCATCTGTTGCTGGTACTGGTAGACCCAGCCGATCAGGGTCGGTTGTCCGGCCACGAATACTTCGTGGTGCGCGTCGCGGGTGTTGTCGGCCAGTTGCTGGATGAAGGTGAATGCTTCTCCGTAGTCCACCTTGTCTTCGATGAAGGTGGCCATCACCAGCGTGGCGCGGTCATCGCGTGAAATCAGGAACTCCCGAACCTTGGGTGCCTGCTCGACTTTGGCCTTGAAGGCGAGCAGGTCGTCTGGATCGGACGGTGGCTGGTTGCCCATCAGCGGACGCATGTCGATGCCGAACGGGGTTGCTTCGGAATAGCGCGCTTTTTCGGTGGCAATCGACAGCACCTGATCGTGATCGACGCCCGGTGCCAGATCGATGGCACGCGTGAGGTTCCAGACCTTGGCGAGCGTATCGGCGGCGTAGATCGTGCCGCCGTCACTGCGGCGGATCATCACCATCACGGTCAGCGGATTGCCAAAGCCGGGATGATCCTCAAAGACCTGTACGAACGGATCGTCGCTCGGCAGCAGGTCGGAGAACACCGTTTTCAACTCCACTCTGGGCAGCCCCGCCATGAAGAACAGCGTGATGAATCCGAACACGGCATAGGACAACGCGCGGTGGCGCAAGACCTGTTGGGCAAAGCGCAATCTCAATGCGTACATGGCGTCTCTGGTGGCTTCTCTGGATTTTTCGGGCATTCTTTCCGGGGATGCGATCCGGCCGGGCGCTACCGGGGCGGGTATGGCACGCAGGGTCTGGAACCTGCCGGAAAAGATGGTGCCTCCTGCGATGGGGCGGTCGCAATGGCTTTTGGCGCGATTGCACTTGTCGTCAAACGGATTGCACATCACGCCAAGCACCGACGTGTCCCGTGTGAAGAATACAGTCCAGCAGGAGACCATTCCGACGAGCAATCACGCCATCGTCGGATAAGGCATAACCTTACTGGAGTACAAAGACGATGGATAACCTTCGTGGCCGTCTGGCGCGCTGGACGATCGAACACCGCCAATGGGTGGGACTGATGTTCATTGCGCTGACGGCATTTCTGGCCGTCGGCATGGCGCGGGTCGATATCCGCACCATTTTTGCCGACCTGTTGCCCACGGATGATCCGTTCGTGCAGGCGTATGCGGATCATCCGAATTTTGGCAATCCGCTGACGGTGACGATCATGGTCAAGCGCACCGATGGCCAGAACATCTACAACCGGGAAACCCTGCAAAAAGTCTGGGATTTGACCCGCGACGTGGATTTGATCAGTGGCGTGGATCATGACCGCATCATTTCGATCACCACCGAGAAAGCGAACTACGCCGAGGCGACGCCGTTCGGCATCGAGATGCAGCCGCTGATGGGCGATTCGGTGCCTGCCGATGACGCCGAACTCAAAGACCTGGAGCGCAAGGTTGAACGCGCGCCAATGGCCAGAACCTACCTGATCTCCGAGGATCAGACGGCCACGCTGATCCGCGCGGCGTTTCATGAAAGCGAGCTGGATTACGGCAAGGTGTTTGCTGCGCTCAAGACGCTGACGGACGCTGCTGCGGACGACAAGCACGCGGTGCGGTTGGTTGGGCAGCCGGTGTTGACCGGCTGGGTGTACCAATTGCAAGGGCAGACCTACGCGATCTTCGCCGTCACGCTAGGGCTGCTGGTGATGGCGCTGGTGTTCTACATGCGCAACGTCACCGGCGTTGCGGTGCCGGTGATTTGCAGTCTGGTGGCGGCGATCTGGGGTTTTGGCTTCGTTGGCTGGCTGGGATCGCCGATCGAGCCGTTGCTGATGGTGGTGCCGTTGCTGCTGGTGGCGCGTTCGTTCTCGCACTGCATCCAGTACACCGAACGCTACTACGAGATTTACAACCACCTGCGGGATCGCGTCGCAGCGTCCGAGGCCACGCTGTCCTGCATGATGGCGCCGTCGATTCTCGGCATCATCGCCGACGTGATCGCCATTTTCGTGATCGGCATTGCACCGATCCCGGCCATGCAACGGTTTGCCCTGTTCTGCGGCATGTGGGCGGTCTGGCTGATCCCGACCGGCGTGATGCTGATTTCGATCCTGCTGTGCTACTTGCCCGCGCCGCGCAACATCGACGCCATCGTGGGCGAAACCGAAGGCAAGGGCATCCACAAATTGCAGAAGGACGTGCTGGTCAAGGTGGCGTCGTGGGTGAGTGGCAAAAAATCCCGCATCACCGTGATGGTACTGGGGCCGGTGTTCCTCGCCGGGATTCTGGTGTCGTTCCAGATTGCCATTGGCAATCCCGTGGAAGGCAGCAACCTGCTGTGGGAGGACTCGGAATTCAACGTCGGCGTCAAAGACATCAACGACCACTTTCCGGGCGTCAACTCACTGGAAATCCTGTTCGAGTCCAAGCGCCCCGATGATCCCCAATTGCGCGCCGCGCGTACTGCCGAGGCGTATCGGCTGTCCAAGGCGATCCAGCGTGCGGTTGAAGGCGGCGATCACCCGCCGGGTATTTCCCGCTCGTTTTCCGACGTGATGGAAGAAGGCAATCGCCTCTATTCCGGCGGGCATCCGGCGTGGTTGCCGCTCGATCCGAGTGACCGTTCGGTGACCGCCGCCGGTACGGCCGTGGCATTTGGTCAGAACCCGCTGAATTTCTCGGACATGACCGACTTTCAGTACCAGCACTCCACGGTGTCGTTGTTCTACCGCGACAACAAACAGGCGACGGTAGACGGCGCGCTGGAAACGGCACGCAAGGCGGTGGAGGCGGTGGGTATGGATCACGCCAACATCCGCATCCGTCTGGCGTCGGGAACGATTGCCTTGCAGGAGGCGATGAACAGCGTCGTTGCCCGTTATCACTGGATTCTGGTCGGGCTGTGCTGTCTGGGTATTTTCATCTGCGCTGCGTATGCCTACCGCAGCAGCGTGGCCGCCATCATCCTGCTGTTGCCAACGCTGCTGTCCAACTTTCTGCTGCTGGCGACCATGCACATCATGGGGATCGGCCTCGACATCAACTCGGTGATGGTGACGGTGCTGGGCGTCGGCGTCGGGATCGACTACGGCATCTATCTGATGTCGCGTATCTGTGAGGAATACGGCCATCAGGGCGAGAACTGGGAACGCGCGATTTTCGAGGCGATGACCACCACCGGCAAGGCGATCATGTTCACGGCTTCGATCATGTTGATCGGCATCTTGCCGTGGTACTTCCTGTCCGATCTGAAGTTCATGGCCGACATGGGGTTGCTGCTGGCCGCCGTCATGCTCATCAACATGGTGCTCGCGCTGATCGTGCTGCCGTTGCTGGTGTGGCTGATCAAACCGAACTTCGTCACCGCCAAGGATCTGATGGTGGGCGAGGGCATCGACCTCGATCAGTTCAAGAAAACACTCGAAGAAAAGCGTCGCCAGAACGGCTTCGCGGCCTCTGCCGTGGGCAGTTGAGTCCACCACGGACGAGGCAATACCGGGAATCCGCCCCCCGTTCTGGCGCGGAGCGAAGAAAGTTGTTTGGAGGAAGAATGCGGATCAGAAAATATGACGTCGATTACGGTCGGCGCAAAATGATGCAGAGCGTGCTCTACGGTCTTGGCGCGGGCGTGTTGATGCCGTGGGAAAAGGTTCTGGCTTCGGGCGGTTCGGTCACCAAGGCGTATCCCGACGAACTGTTGTCGATCGAGGTGCAGTCGAAAGGCAAGGTCAAGGTCGGTGACTACATCACCAAGGACAATGTCGAGTACGTCAAGCATCTGCTCGATCCCGGTGCCATCGAGCAAATCACCGGCCCCGAAGGCCGCAAGATTCGCATCAAGGCGCCGACCCTCAACCCGCGCGATCTGGTCAGTGCGGCCTATTACGACGCCACCGAGGAGGACATCAAGTCCGGCCACAAGGGCAAATTTGATGCCGATGGCAACGTCGTCGATGAAAACGGCAAACGCTGGTCTGGTGGTCTGCCGTTCGTGAATCCGACCACCGGAGTCGAAGTCTGGGCGAACATGTGCCTGAACATTGGCCGCGCCGACAATGCCTGCTACGTCATTGAGCAGAAAGACTACGGCGCAACCGGCAAGCAGGAATACCACTACAACTTCCAGTGGGTGGAGTTGAACAGCACCGCGCGTAACGATCGCAAGGTATTCCGTGGGCTGGAAAACGAGCTGCGTCGCCAGTGCGTGTTCTTTGCCGCGTCGCAAGACGTGCGTGGCACGTCGTTCCTGAGCATCTGGGACTACGACATGCGCAAGATTCCGCAGCTTTATGGCTATCTGCCGGAATTCCGCCGCGTGCGCCAGTTCCCGTCCAACCAGCGTTTCGAGCCGTTGGTTCCGGGCGCAACCTGGTTCCTCAGCGATCCGTGGGCGGCGGGCGATCCGTACCTGACGTGGGGCAACCACAAGATCATCGAGCGCAAGCCGATGCTCGGTGCGTGGTCGTCGGACTTTTCCAAGCATGATGAAAACTGGGAGCCGCCGCGCCAGAAGGACAATCCCAAGTTCTTCGACATTCCGTATGAAATGGCGCCCGAAGTCATCGTCACCAGTTGCGAACCCGTGGGGTATCCGCGCTCGCCGGTGTCCAAGCGCGTCGCTTACGTCGATGCCCGCAACGGCATGGCGGCCAGCAATATCCGCTATGACCGTCAGGGCAAGATCTGGTCGAACTTTGAAATGGCGCACGGCCAGTTCATTGGCGGCGGTGCCGATGGCAAGCGCGTGATCCTGAGCGCGGATGGCAAGAATCCGGCGTGGTCGTGGACGTATGTGCACATCTACGACTTCCAGAATCGCCGCATGTCGCTGTGCAACCACAGCAAGGGCGCGGCGGGTATCGAAGCGCGCTTTCAGGCCGATCCCGAATGGCTCTACGAAACCTACTGCACGCAGCAGGCGCTGCAACAGTTGGGTCGCGCCTGACGGGTTGCTGTCGCGCACGGCGATCCGGTCGTGCGCGACGGCGGCAAGTCTTCCCATCGAGATCAACATCATGAACAAGTTCAGTAAGGTGCTGCTGATCGGCGCGGCAGTCATGGCGACGAGCAGTTGGGCAACCCAGCCGCCTTCACCACGGCCCTCTGCGTCCGGCAACAGCAAGGTGCTCATTGCGGCGACTCCGCACGACCGGCTTTTTTCCGTCGTCTTT
This region includes:
- a CDS encoding RND family transporter; the protein is MYALRLRFAQQVLRHRALSYAVFGFITLFFMAGLPRVELKTVFSDLLPSDDPFVQVFEDHPGFGNPLTVMVMIRRSDGGTIYAADTLAKVWNLTRAIDLAPGVDHDQVLSIATEKARYSEATPFGIDMRPLMGNQPPSDPDDLLAFKAKVEQAPKVREFLISRDDRATLVMATFIEDKVDYGEAFTFIQQLADNTRDAHHEVFVAGQPTLIGWVYQYQQQMLMIFGLTLAALIAALVLYMRNRVGVIVPVATSSVAAIWAFGLVGWLNIPIEPLLMVVPLLLTARSFSHSVQFTERFYEIYAEIGDRGLAAEKTMTMMAAPSLLGIMTDVLGIVAVCAAPIPAMIRHAIFCGMWAIWLIPTGIVLISLLLASLPPPHNARQLSGKSQSGMTRVLRKVLLRIAHLTHGRWAMATTVVVILLSILTVHTASQIKIGNPVEGSNLLWDDSAFNTAIRAINDAFPGVNTLEIVLEARDPHSDEWNAQRLGTTQTLLRLQKLMEQSDAPPRATLSFADYLQESSRLFNGGHPAWLPLDPRQQAVSAAAVGTLMGASAKNYRHVVDDRLQHATVSLWYPDNKQDTVDAALAAARQAVADVGEEHEHFRVRLGTGTIALQEAVNRVIKRYHRVVILLVNVCVFVLVSIAYRSAVAGLILLIPVNLANEALTATMHLLGVGLDVNSMIVAAIGVGVGIDYGIYLLSRICEELQSSHGEANWGMAIDAALQTTGKAILFTATIMAVGIFPWYVLSDLKFIADMGLLLMAIMGINMLLSLIVLPLLVGWIKPRFALEPAHGSSAIGIYTAA
- a CDS encoding RND family transporter; this translates as MDNLRGRLARWTIEHRQWVGLMFIALTAFLAVGMARVDIRTIFADLLPTDDPFVQAYADHPNFGNPLTVTIMVKRTDGQNIYNRETLQKVWDLTRDVDLISGVDHDRIISITTEKANYAEATPFGIEMQPLMGDSVPADDAELKDLERKVERAPMARTYLISEDQTATLIRAAFHESELDYGKVFAALKTLTDAAADDKHAVRLVGQPVLTGWVYQLQGQTYAIFAVTLGLLVMALVFYMRNVTGVAVPVICSLVAAIWGFGFVGWLGSPIEPLLMVVPLLLVARSFSHCIQYTERYYEIYNHLRDRVAASEATLSCMMAPSILGIIADVIAIFVIGIAPIPAMQRFALFCGMWAVWLIPTGVMLISILLCYLPAPRNIDAIVGETEGKGIHKLQKDVLVKVASWVSGKKSRITVMVLGPVFLAGILVSFQIAIGNPVEGSNLLWEDSEFNVGVKDINDHFPGVNSLEILFESKRPDDPQLRAARTAEAYRLSKAIQRAVEGGDHPPGISRSFSDVMEEGNRLYSGGHPAWLPLDPSDRSVTAAGTAVAFGQNPLNFSDMTDFQYQHSTVSLFYRDNKQATVDGALETARKAVEAVGMDHANIRIRLASGTIALQEAMNSVVARYHWILVGLCCLGIFICAAYAYRSSVAAIILLLPTLLSNFLLLATMHIMGIGLDINSVMVTVLGVGVGIDYGIYLMSRICEEYGHQGENWERAIFEAMTTTGKAIMFTASIMLIGILPWYFLSDLKFMADMGLLLAAVMLINMVLALIVLPLLVWLIKPNFVTAKDLMVGEGIDLDQFKKTLEEKRRQNGFAASAVGS
- a CDS encoding DUF1329 domain-containing protein, giving the protein MRIRKYDVDYGRRKMMQSVLYGLGAGVLMPWEKVLASGGSVTKAYPDELLSIEVQSKGKVKVGDYITKDNVEYVKHLLDPGAIEQITGPEGRKIRIKAPTLNPRDLVSAAYYDATEEDIKSGHKGKFDADGNVVDENGKRWSGGLPFVNPTTGVEVWANMCLNIGRADNACYVIEQKDYGATGKQEYHYNFQWVELNSTARNDRKVFRGLENELRRQCVFFAASQDVRGTSFLSIWDYDMRKIPQLYGYLPEFRRVRQFPSNQRFEPLVPGATWFLSDPWAAGDPYLTWGNHKIIERKPMLGAWSSDFSKHDENWEPPRQKDNPKFFDIPYEMAPEVIVTSCEPVGYPRSPVSKRVAYVDARNGMAASNIRYDRQGKIWSNFEMAHGQFIGGGADGKRVILSADGKNPAWSWTYVHIYDFQNRRMSLCNHSKGAAGIEARFQADPEWLYETYCTQQALQQLGRA